Proteins found in one Triticum aestivum cultivar Chinese Spring chromosome 4D, IWGSC CS RefSeq v2.1, whole genome shotgun sequence genomic segment:
- the LOC123099969 gene encoding ocs element-binding factor 1-like has translation MEMIPPAAAAAAPPRRGGAVTEEERQRKRKTSNRLSAQRSRVKRQQREDNLAARVAQLSIDNEAMRVTTGLVQQQCSLVEQQNRVLFADARCLYSLLQQQNSQLRLLGQITGVPMDVQEIPVHLTQLYGGLQTPPAPPLSFPPEIQMMFQPEQLDDIMDDAGSLPWL, from the coding sequence ATGGAGATGATTCcgccggctgcggcggcggcggcgccaccaCGCCGTGGCGGCGCGGTCACCGAGGAGGAGCGGCAGCGCAAACGGAAGACCTCCAACCGCCTCTCGGCGCAGAGATCTCGCGTTAAGAGGCAGCAGCGCGAGGACAATCTGGCCGCGCGCGTGGCCCAGCTCTCGATCGACAACGAGGCCATGCGTGTCACCACCGGCCTCGTGCAGCAGCAATGCAGCCTGGTCGAGCAGCAGAACCGTGTGCTCTTCGCAGACGCTCGTTGCCTCTACAGCCTTCTCCAGCAGCAAAACTCCCAACTCCGCTTGCTCGGGCAGATCACCGGCGTTCCGATGGACGTGCAGGAAATCCCCGTCCACCTCACACAGCTGTACGGCGGCCTGCAGACGCCACCGGCGCCGCCCCTATCCTTCCCGCCGGAGATTCAGATGATGTTCCAGCCGGAGCAGCTCGATGATATCATGGACGATGCAGGGAGTCTCCCGTGGCTCTGA